A single region of the Sulfitobacter geojensis genome encodes:
- a CDS encoding ABC transporter ATP-binding protein: MTQAPAILTVENLSIDIPTETGTLHAVRGIGFDLKPGETLCIVGESGSGKSLTSLALMGLLGGSIKTTADKMEFDGVDLTRAGKRQMRSLRGARMSMIFQEPMTSLNPAFTIGDQLIEAMTLHVNGPKAEARNRAIDLLQKVGITSAESRMSQYPHQLSGGLRQRVMIAMALMCGPDLIIADEPTTALDVTIQAQILRLLKDLQKEFGMAMILITHDLGVVARVADQVAVMYAGELVETGPTSEIFAAPSHPYTRGLLRCIPLPGKSDRDARLGTIPGIVPSLVGEVSGCAFRTRCPHARDTCRSDIPEQTATGHNHSFRCIDANGFAGVDETEGANT; the protein is encoded by the coding sequence ATGACACAAGCCCCTGCAATTCTGACGGTGGAAAACCTAAGCATCGACATTCCGACCGAAACCGGAACGCTGCATGCCGTGCGCGGCATCGGGTTTGATCTGAAACCGGGCGAAACCCTGTGCATTGTAGGGGAAAGCGGATCGGGCAAATCATTGACGTCGCTGGCGTTGATGGGGTTGCTGGGCGGATCGATCAAAACAACTGCCGACAAAATGGAATTCGACGGCGTCGACCTGACCCGCGCCGGAAAACGCCAGATGCGCAGCCTGCGCGGCGCGCGCATGTCGATGATTTTTCAGGAACCCATGACCTCGCTCAACCCCGCCTTCACCATTGGCGACCAATTGATCGAGGCGATGACCCTGCATGTAAACGGCCCCAAAGCGGAGGCGCGCAACCGTGCGATTGATCTGTTGCAAAAGGTCGGCATTACCTCGGCAGAAAGCCGGATGTCACAGTATCCTCATCAGCTTTCGGGTGGTTTGCGCCAACGGGTGATGATCGCCATGGCCCTGATGTGCGGCCCTGACCTGATCATCGCGGATGAGCCGACAACGGCGCTGGACGTGACCATTCAGGCGCAGATCCTGCGTTTGCTGAAAGACCTGCAAAAGGAATTCGGCATGGCGATGATCCTGATCACCCATGACCTTGGGGTGGTGGCGCGGGTCGCAGATCAGGTCGCGGTGATGTACGCCGGTGAACTTGTCGAAACCGGCCCCACATCCGAGATTTTCGCGGCCCCGTCGCACCCTTACACCCGTGGTTTGCTGCGGTGCATCCCCCTGCCCGGCAAGTCCGATCGCGACGCGCGGTTGGGCACCATTCCAGGCATCGTGCCCTCATTGGTCGGAGAGGTTAGCGGCTGCGCCTTTCGCACCCGCTGCCCTCATGCCCGCGACACCTGTCGCAGCGACATCCCCGAACAGACGGCAACGGGGCACAACCATTCTTTCCGCTGCATTGATGCGAACGGCTTTGCCGGTGTGGACGAAACCGAGGGGGCAAACACATGA
- a CDS encoding ABC transporter permease: MNNLTNSPDALLQEIIGPTPGQRLRARVFGHKGLLFGAAVLGLLLIIAILAPILAPHDPYAQQLMARMKPPVFLGGTWEHPLGTDHLGRDYLSRLIYGARVSLLIGGIAALISGVIGTAMGVAAGYFGGRVDAVVTFLINVRLAMPVVLVALAVVAIMGGSLQVVIVVLGLLLWDRFAVVMRASTLQVRGRDYVTAARAIGASTPRILMSEIMPNIANNLIVVVTLEMAHAILLEAVLSFLGLGVQPPTPSWGLMVSEGKNMMLFEPWLVMIPGAVLFVLVLAINLMGDGLRDVTAPEGRN; this comes from the coding sequence ATGAATAACTTGACCAACTCCCCCGACGCCCTGCTGCAAGAAATCATCGGCCCGACACCGGGCCAGCGGCTGCGCGCCCGTGTGTTCGGGCACAAAGGCCTGTTGTTTGGCGCCGCCGTTCTGGGACTACTGCTGATCATTGCGATCCTTGCGCCGATTCTGGCACCGCATGATCCTTACGCCCAACAGTTGATGGCCCGTATGAAACCCCCGGTCTTTCTGGGCGGCACGTGGGAACACCCCTTGGGCACCGACCATTTAGGGCGGGATTATCTGTCGCGGCTGATCTACGGCGCGCGGGTTTCCCTGCTGATCGGCGGGATCGCAGCGCTGATTTCCGGTGTCATCGGCACGGCGATGGGCGTGGCTGCCGGATACTTTGGCGGGCGTGTTGATGCCGTCGTGACCTTTTTGATCAACGTACGCTTGGCCATGCCTGTGGTACTGGTCGCATTGGCGGTGGTTGCCATCATGGGCGGCTCACTTCAGGTGGTGATTGTCGTGCTGGGTCTGTTGCTGTGGGACAGGTTTGCGGTTGTGATGCGCGCCTCGACGTTACAGGTGCGGGGGCGTGATTATGTGACGGCGGCGCGCGCCATCGGGGCGTCGACGCCGCGCATCCTGATGTCGGAAATCATGCCTAATATCGCCAACAACCTGATCGTTGTGGTCACCCTTGAGATGGCCCATGCCATCCTGCTTGAGGCGGTGTTGTCTTTCCTTGGGCTTGGGGTGCAACCACCGACCCCCTCTTGGGGGCTGATGGTTTCCGAGGGAAAGAATATGATGCTGTTTGAACCTTGGTTGGTGATGATCCCCGGTGCCGTATTGTTTGTACTGGTGCTGGCGATCAACCTGATGGGCGACGGATTGCGCGATGTGACAGCACCGGAAGGACGCAATTGA
- a CDS encoding ABC transporter permease, which yields MLKFIVKRLGLAILVALTVSFISFILLYLSGDPAAALAGEGATDEDVHAIRELYGFDRPVLVQYVSWLLNALSGDFGESYYFKLPVASLLAERLSVTMLLGLCGISFALLTAVPLGVMAAIRPNSLIDRIALFLSVAGQALPSFWFGLILIVVFAIKLQWLPVSGSGSWQHFIMPTIVLGYYAMPAIMRLTRAGMLEVLSSDYIRTARAKGAPEGVVMFKHALRNAIIPVVSLAAVQMGFMLGGSIVVESIFALHGAGYLAWESISRNDLPTVQALILVFSMFYIVFTFLADVLNAWLDPRMRSS from the coding sequence TTGCTCAAATTTATCGTAAAACGGCTGGGCCTCGCGATCCTCGTGGCGCTCACTGTGTCCTTCATCAGCTTTATCCTGCTGTATTTATCGGGCGATCCTGCGGCAGCTTTGGCAGGGGAAGGGGCCACAGACGAGGACGTGCATGCGATCCGCGAACTTTACGGTTTTGACCGGCCTGTTCTGGTCCAATACGTAAGCTGGCTGCTGAACGCCTTGTCCGGCGATTTCGGCGAAAGCTATTATTTCAAACTCCCTGTCGCCAGCCTGCTGGCGGAACGCCTTTCCGTCACCATGTTGCTGGGCCTCTGCGGGATCAGCTTTGCCTTGCTGACGGCTGTGCCGTTGGGCGTGATGGCGGCAATCCGGCCTAATTCCCTGATTGACCGGATTGCCCTGTTCCTGTCCGTCGCCGGTCAGGCGCTGCCGTCTTTCTGGTTCGGGCTGATCCTGATCGTCGTCTTTGCGATCAAGCTGCAATGGCTGCCGGTTTCGGGTTCAGGAAGCTGGCAACATTTCATCATGCCCACCATTGTGCTGGGCTATTATGCGATGCCGGCAATCATGCGGTTGACCCGCGCCGGCATGCTGGAGGTGCTCTCGTCGGATTATATTCGCACCGCCCGTGCGAAAGGCGCACCCGAAGGGGTGGTGATGTTCAAACATGCCCTGCGCAATGCGATTATTCCGGTGGTCAGCCTTGCCGCCGTTCAGATGGGGTTCATGCTGGGCGGGTCGATTGTGGTTGAATCCATCTTTGCGCTGCACGGGGCCGGATACCTTGCCTGGGAAAGCATATCACGCAACGATTTGCCGACGGTGCAGGCGCTGATCCTTGTGTTTTCGATGTTTTACATCGTGTTCACCTTTCTGGCGGATGTGCTGAACGCATGGCTTGATCCGCGTATGAGAAGCAGTTGA
- a CDS encoding ABC transporter substrate-binding protein: MKLALIKSSVAALALTIGGAAYADKANDTLAVGFTKELENVDSYFNSSREGVVLQRAIWDGLIYRDPATNEYIGNLATSWEWIDDVTLEFKLREGVTFHNGEAFTADDVVYTVNFVSVKENGVKTQRNVNWMKSADKIDDYTVRINLKDPFPAAIEFLSGPVSMYPNEYYAEVGPSGMGLNPVGTGPYKATSVTPGQHFVLEKNENYHDSPKGQPTIGKIDIRTIPDVNTQLAEMFTGTLDLIWQVPTDQAEKLGQMEQFNVVNESTMRIGYMTLDAAGRTGADNPFTKLKVRQAVAHAIDSQTLVDALLKGKSKVVRSACFPSQFGCEQDIKAYEYDPEKAKALLAEAGYPDGFTTEFYAYRDRDYAEAISSYMNAVGIKTEFNMLKYSALRELRATKGVPVSFQTWGSYSINDTSAITSQFFKFGDLDDARDEQVRDWLDIADSSTDSDTRKENYSKALKRIADEAFWVPMFSYNTNYVFGNEVAYTPTPDEVLRFTTMTWN, translated from the coding sequence ATGAAACTTGCACTGATAAAATCTTCGGTCGCAGCGCTGGCACTTACAATTGGCGGCGCGGCCTATGCCGACAAGGCGAACGATACGCTGGCGGTCGGGTTCACCAAGGAGCTGGAAAACGTCGACAGCTACTTTAACTCGTCACGCGAAGGTGTGGTGTTGCAGCGGGCAATCTGGGACGGTTTGATTTACCGCGACCCCGCGACCAATGAATACATAGGCAATCTTGCGACCTCCTGGGAATGGATTGACGATGTCACGCTTGAATTCAAACTGCGCGAAGGGGTGACCTTTCACAACGGGGAGGCCTTTACGGCGGACGATGTGGTTTACACGGTCAATTTCGTGTCCGTGAAGGAAAATGGTGTCAAAACACAGCGCAACGTCAACTGGATGAAATCGGCCGACAAGATCGACGACTACACCGTGCGCATCAACCTTAAGGACCCGTTTCCAGCCGCGATCGAATTTCTGTCCGGTCCGGTGTCGATGTATCCCAACGAATATTACGCCGAAGTGGGCCCCTCTGGCATGGGGCTGAACCCTGTGGGGACCGGTCCGTATAAGGCCACATCGGTGACGCCGGGCCAGCATTTTGTATTGGAAAAGAACGAAAACTATCATGACAGCCCGAAAGGCCAGCCGACAATTGGCAAGATTGATATCCGCACAATCCCCGATGTGAACACGCAATTGGCCGAAATGTTTACCGGCACGCTGGATCTGATCTGGCAGGTTCCCACGGATCAGGCTGAAAAGCTGGGCCAGATGGAGCAGTTCAATGTGGTAAACGAAAGCACCATGCGGATCGGGTATATGACGCTGGATGCGGCGGGCCGCACTGGCGCGGATAATCCGTTCACAAAGCTTAAGGTCCGTCAGGCGGTCGCGCATGCGATTGACAGCCAGACTTTGGTTGATGCGCTGCTGAAAGGCAAAAGCAAGGTTGTGCGTTCGGCCTGTTTCCCCAGCCAGTTCGGGTGTGAACAGGATATCAAAGCCTATGAGTACGATCCCGAAAAGGCCAAGGCGCTTTTGGCCGAAGCGGGCTATCCTGATGGTTTCACAACAGAATTCTACGCTTACCGCGACCGTGATTATGCCGAAGCGATTTCGAGCTACATGAACGCGGTCGGCATCAAGACCGAATTCAACATGCTCAAATACTCCGCATTGCGTGAATTGCGCGCGACCAAGGGCGTGCCGGTGTCGTTCCAGACTTGGGGATCCTATTCGATCAACGACACATCTGCGATCACCAGCCAGTTCTTCAAATTCGGCGATCTGGACGACGCGCGGGATGAACAGGTGCGCGACTGGTTGGATATCGCGGACAGTTCGACCGACAGCGACACCCGCAAGGAAAACTATTCAAAAGCGCTCAAGCGGATCGCGGATGAAGCGTTCTGGGTGCCGATGTTCTCGTACAACACCAACTATGTGTTCGGGAACGAAGTGGCCTATACCCCGACACCGGACGAGGTTCTGCGCTTTACCACGATGACGTGGAACTAA
- a CDS encoding IclR family transcriptional regulator, translating into MSEKQNTLYVGSLAKGLKILRAFDETATEMSLSEIAARTGLDKSATQRLTNTLHVEGMLDKDMKTKRFRPSHAWLRMAYAYFWSDPLVQLAMPRLIELSQHLGATANLAEISGDHILYVSRIPGKSSHFSSTIIGRRLPALCTAAGRAILSTWSASECAEAIATWSVNQMTAKTTLDRTEIGRAIETASRQGYAETQNQAILGQTGISAPITGPDGVAFAAVQCSFPSRLWPATRIQEEALPFILDAAHAIAPQLQRGYHAQGLARPMGET; encoded by the coding sequence TTGAGCGAGAAACAAAATACCCTTTACGTCGGATCGCTCGCGAAGGGCCTAAAAATTTTGCGGGCTTTTGATGAGACAGCGACCGAAATGTCGCTAAGCGAAATCGCCGCGCGCACCGGTTTGGATAAAAGCGCGACACAGCGTTTGACGAACACGCTGCACGTTGAAGGGATGCTGGACAAGGATATGAAAACAAAACGTTTTCGGCCTTCCCATGCCTGGCTGCGCATGGCCTATGCCTACTTCTGGTCGGACCCTTTGGTGCAGCTGGCGATGCCGCGATTGATCGAGCTTTCGCAACACCTTGGGGCGACGGCCAATCTGGCAGAGATATCGGGTGACCATATTTTATACGTTAGCCGGATTCCGGGCAAAAGCAGCCATTTTTCCAGCACGATCATCGGGCGCCGTTTGCCCGCACTTTGTACCGCGGCGGGACGGGCGATTCTGTCGACGTGGTCAGCATCGGAATGCGCGGAGGCTATCGCCACATGGAGTGTGAACCAGATGACCGCGAAAACAACTCTGGACCGCACAGAGATCGGCCGTGCCATCGAAACCGCATCTCGGCAGGGATATGCCGAGACGCAGAATCAGGCGATCCTCGGGCAAACCGGCATCTCCGCACCGATCACAGGTCCTGACGGGGTGGCGTTTGCAGCGGTGCAATGCTCTTTCCCCTCCCGACTTTGGCCTGCCACGCGCATTCAGGAAGAGGCGTTGCCGTTTATTCTGGATGCCGCACATGCCATCGCGCCCCAATTGCAACGGGGGTATCACGCCCAAGGGCTTGCCCGACCGATGGGCGAAACTTGA
- a CDS encoding DMT family transporter, translating into MNTLHARLRVYGTFWQTMTPAVRGIILMCASTVAFSIMHGLVRFVSEVLPPFQIAFFRNLFGIAFLLPLLIRSRFSMLRTNRLGLHALRGVVNIAAMLMFFTALSISPIAKVTALSFAAPIFMAVLAVLVLGERFRIYRWLAILSGFVGMLIILRPGIIAIDLGAVLVTGSAVFWAVAMILIKILSRTESSLTIVAYMGIFLGGFSILPALWVWQPFGLQTLGWLVMIGLFGTLAQMALSQSLKETDPTALMPFDFLKLIWTALIGAWFFAEIPDIYTLIGAGLIFASGFFIALRERQSKATVD; encoded by the coding sequence ATGAATACGCTGCACGCACGGCTTCGCGTCTACGGCACATTTTGGCAGACAATGACGCCAGCAGTGCGCGGGATCATACTTATGTGTGCGTCCACCGTCGCGTTTTCGATCATGCACGGGCTTGTGCGCTTTGTCTCCGAAGTGCTGCCGCCTTTTCAAATCGCATTTTTCCGCAATCTGTTCGGCATCGCATTTCTCCTGCCATTGCTGATCCGGTCGCGCTTTTCGATGCTGCGCACCAACCGGCTTGGCCTGCATGCGCTACGCGGCGTCGTCAATATTGCGGCCATGCTGATGTTTTTCACGGCCTTATCGATATCACCAATTGCCAAGGTCACCGCCCTCAGCTTTGCCGCTCCCATCTTTATGGCGGTTCTTGCTGTTCTCGTTCTGGGCGAAAGATTTCGCATTTACCGCTGGCTTGCGATCCTGTCCGGCTTTGTCGGCATGCTGATCATCCTGCGCCCTGGCATCATCGCCATCGACTTGGGCGCAGTGTTGGTGACGGGATCGGCGGTGTTCTGGGCCGTTGCGATGATCCTGATCAAAATCCTGTCGCGCACTGAATCCAGCCTGACGATTGTCGCCTATATGGGCATTTTTCTGGGCGGCTTTTCGATCCTTCCCGCCCTTTGGGTCTGGCAGCCATTCGGGCTGCAGACCTTGGGCTGGCTTGTGATGATCGGCCTGTTCGGCACGCTCGCCCAAATGGCGCTGAGCCAGTCGCTTAAGGAAACCGACCCGACGGCCCTGATGCCTTTCGACTTTCTCAAGCTGATCTGGACCGCGTTGATCGGTGCATGGTTCTTTGCCGAAATTCCAGACATCTACACTTTGATCGGGGCCGGATTAATCTTTGCCTCAGGCTTTTTCATCGCTCTTAGAGAGCGCCAGTCAAAGGCTACCGTAGATTAG